In the Arachis stenosperma cultivar V10309 chromosome 8, arast.V10309.gnm1.PFL2, whole genome shotgun sequence genome, TACTGGCTCCTACACTAGACATCGTTGAAGAGGTCAACAACCATCTGATGGCTATCATTCCTGGAGGGGAAAAATTATATCTTAGTTCGGATTCCATTTGTATGGATGAAGGGAATATGGAGAGTCAACTAGATCTCTATGGTCCTGAATTACTGAATAGCATAAATTGCTCTGGTTTGCCTCCACATAAATTAATACTCAAGGTTGGTGTTTCGGTGATGTTACTGAGGAATATTGACCAATCTAGTGTTCTTTGTAATGGTACAAGGCTACAAGTTAGGAAGCTTGGAAATCATGTCATAGAATGTGAAGTCTTAACGGGTAACAATGTTGGTCATATTGCTTTGATTCCAAAAATGAATATGGTACCAACAAATGAAACCGTCCCAGTTAGATTCTAACGAAGACAATTTTCCATAATAGTATCGTTTGTCATGACAATTAATAAGTTTCAGGGACAAATTTTATCTCATATTGGATTGTACTTGCCCAAACCAGTTTTTACACATGGCTAACTATATATGGCACTTTTAAGAGTTAAGAGTAAGAGATGTTTAAAAGTTTTACTTATAAATCACGTAAAAATGTCTGCAGATTTAACCATCAATATTATTTATAGAGAagtctttaaaaaaatagtattctaatgtaaatattttaattttattttaaattctgtatcagtgtataattattttaccttaaaaaatataaaataattattactcacttttttttaaattaaactttgattttaataataattttataaatttcttaaaataataattattttatacttttgttttaaatatcaaaatatataattttttttacttttataaatttttccGTGCTGAGCACGGGTTCATACACTAGTTTATATAATTTGGGGTTAAATTATTGAcgttttttgaaaaaaaaaaaaggtaaagtTGGAAATGACATACACTAACCAATCAAGTGAATTGATTGGATGATTGTTGATTGCTTAAAGAAAGGAGTTATTGAGTTCGAGTCAAATTATTATTGTGGTATTTGACATCTCCAATGGCGCCTAAAAATAGAATATtacttttgatatttttaaaaaataaattaatttaaaattaaaatttatattaaaattaaattgataaaatttgatgaaataaaattgataatttggtatcactttaaaaatataatatcatTTGATAGATAATTAATGAAAACATTTTACttgtataattatattaataaaataattaaaaaatatataaaattctaactaaaataagattaaatattgaaagaataaattttatttttaattttaaattattatttatgatataCAATTTCATAAATATTTATGCATCATATTATAAGATTTAAAATAAAGTTGAAATTAGATATAACATTGAAGATGTTCTTTTGAACTGATGAATGAGGTAAAACTAAAAAATCTCGGTCTTACTTCGCTATTAGCTATAATCTACTAAGTACTAAcactttttttattgttgtgtCACATTTTAAACacaatattcattgatatttatTTGATACACGTGTTATTTTTTGCGTCTAAttgtgtcttaataaaaaaataaaaaaaaattcaaacacatCTAAATACACTTAAATATCATTATATATCAGCGTGCCCAGTCTTATTCTAaacatgtatttttaaaatgaatttaaaaataatatatattattaattattaaaaaatattttaaatattttatataattaaaaaatattaaaaataatttaaaaattaatttatattttaatatcaataaaatattcaaatattattataatttatctaaaaaatattttacattatatatatttttttacattatatatatatatatatatatatatatatatatgtcgtGTTCATGTCccttat is a window encoding:
- the LOC130946119 gene encoding uncharacterized protein LOC130946119; the encoded protein is MSSKDFFKARTILAPTLDIVEEVNNHLMAIIPGGEKLYLSSDSICMDEGNMESQLDLYGPELLNSINCSGLPPHKLILKVGVSVMLLRNIDQSSVLCNGTRLQVRKLGNHVIECEVLTGNNVGHIALIPKMNMVPTNETVPVRF